In Natronomonas halophila, one DNA window encodes the following:
- a CDS encoding thiolase family protein, whose product MSDNTPVVVKAYRTPFGKEDGVFADVRPEDLSIPLIDRILEETDLTGEDVDDLKWGCAQQRSEQGNNMARVIALMSDLGEDTPATTINRWCASSAEAVISAADAIRAGQRDCIIAGGVESMSRVKMGQNNEVHPGLNDYHNIAALQMGITAEEVAERYDVSRETQDEYAAQSQQRAVAATEEGRFDDEIVPIEGHDDEGNEIVVEKDEGLRPGTTAEKLAELPTVFKSDGTVTPGNASQTTDGAAALLITSEEYAEEQGFEILAELGNNAIAGVEPEVMGIGPIPACENLFERSGTTADDYDLVELNEAFASQCVYCRDQLGFDNDSYNVNGGAIAIGHPLGATGARLPVTLIHEMQKRDDAERGIATECVGFGQGAAIEIFSR is encoded by the coding sequence ATGAGTGACAACACGCCCGTTGTAGTAAAAGCGTACCGGACCCCGTTCGGGAAGGAGGACGGCGTCTTCGCGGACGTCCGGCCGGAAGACCTGTCGATTCCGCTCATCGACCGGATCCTCGAAGAGACCGACCTCACCGGCGAGGACGTCGACGACCTGAAGTGGGGTTGTGCCCAGCAGCGCAGCGAGCAGGGCAACAACATGGCCCGCGTCATCGCGCTGATGAGCGACCTCGGCGAGGACACCCCCGCGACGACCATCAACCGCTGGTGTGCCTCCTCCGCAGAGGCAGTCATCTCCGCCGCCGACGCCATCCGCGCCGGCCAGCGTGACTGCATCATCGCCGGCGGCGTCGAGTCGATGTCCCGCGTGAAGATGGGTCAGAACAACGAGGTCCACCCCGGCCTCAACGACTACCACAACATCGCCGCCCTCCAGATGGGTATCACCGCCGAGGAGGTCGCCGAACGCTACGACGTCTCCCGTGAGACCCAAGACGAGTACGCCGCCCAGTCCCAGCAGCGCGCCGTCGCAGCCACCGAGGAAGGCCGCTTCGACGACGAAATCGTCCCCATCGAGGGCCACGACGACGAGGGCAACGAAATCGTCGTCGAGAAGGACGAAGGCCTCCGCCCCGGTACGACCGCCGAGAAACTCGCCGAACTGCCGACGGTCTTCAAATCCGATGGGACGGTCACGCCCGGAAACGCCTCCCAGACGACCGACGGCGCCGCCGCGCTGCTCATCACCTCCGAGGAATACGCCGAGGAGCAGGGCTTCGAAATCCTCGCCGAACTCGGTAACAACGCCATCGCCGGCGTCGAACCCGAAGTGATGGGCATCGGTCCCATCCCGGCCTGTGAGAACCTCTTCGAGCGCTCCGGCACGACGGCCGACGACTACGACCTCGTCGAACTCAACGAGGCCTTCGCCTCCCAGTGTGTCTACTGTCGTGACCAGCTCGGCTTCGACAACGACAGCTACAACGTCAACGGCGGCGCAATCGCCATCGGCCACCCCCTCGGTGCCACCGGCGCGCGCCTCCCCGTGACGCTCATCCACGAGATGCAGAAGCGCGACGACGCCGAGCGCGGCATCGCGACCGAGTGTGTCGGCTTCGGTCAGGGCGCCGCCATCGAGATCTTCTCGCGATAA
- the hisB gene encoding imidazoleglycerol-phosphate dehydratase HisB: MTDRTAAVTRETAETDIEVTLDLDGDGDSTVDTGIGFFDHMLEALAKHGLFDLTVRCDGDLDIDDHHTVEDVGITLGEAFEESLGDKRGIVRYADRKVPLDEAVAEVVVDVSGRPRFYFDGEFSQPSIGDFTSDMARHFAESLALNAGLTLHASIEGENAHHEVEALFKGLARTLDDATRVDERRSDTPSTKGEL; the protein is encoded by the coding sequence ATGACCGACCGGACGGCGGCCGTGACCCGCGAGACGGCCGAGACGGATATCGAGGTGACTCTCGATTTGGACGGCGACGGCGACAGCACCGTCGACACCGGAATCGGCTTTTTCGACCACATGCTCGAAGCCCTCGCCAAGCACGGCCTCTTCGACCTCACGGTCCGCTGTGACGGCGATTTGGATATCGACGACCACCACACCGTCGAGGACGTCGGTATCACCTTGGGCGAGGCCTTCGAGGAGTCACTCGGCGACAAGCGGGGCATCGTCCGCTATGCCGACCGAAAGGTGCCGCTGGACGAGGCCGTCGCCGAGGTCGTCGTCGACGTTTCGGGGCGGCCGCGCTTCTACTTCGACGGCGAGTTCAGCCAGCCCTCGATTGGCGATTTCACCAGCGACATGGCCCGACACTTCGCCGAATCGCTGGCGCTGAACGCCGGTCTGACGCTGCACGCCTCGATAGAGGGCGAGAACGCCCACCACGAGGTCGAGGCGCTATTCAAAGGGCTGGCCCGGACGCTGGACGACGCGACGCGGGTCGACGAGCGGCGCAGCGACACGCCGAGCACGAAAGGCGAACTGTAA
- a CDS encoding DEAD/DEAH box helicase gives MSQQVADVDTLFLHEGRDEYTVVVRRDGERLLRGRLEMKQTSAGPRPGRFRVKDGDDEVPRRPEQFVEMARRARRIRISEQTSRDGRRELEAMLDGYQLDAKQVRTCRYCAGKGRYSPLTSETAIQADDEHICPDCARRELEREANYRGLRSGARDRLEDLLLEVGDLERVKNLLSGQLDPELTKFDEISATTDDIDLVSTRDIDVHGDLKSQLQKFDELLPVQSLAVENGLLDGDDQLVVSATATGKTLVGELAGIDRALKGEGKMLFLVPLVALANQKHEDFEDDYGDLLDVSIRVGSSRIRDDGNRFDPHADVIVGTYEGIDHALRTGKDMGDIGTVVIDEVHNLGEEGRGHRLDGLISRLKHYCETNRCDTQWVYLSATVGNPGELARKLGAKCIEFEERPVPIERHVTFADGQEKLDIENKLVKRAFDSKSSMGYRGQTIIFTNSRRRCHEISRKLEYDSAPYHAGLDYGRRKKVERQFGNQDLAAVVTTAALAAGVDFPASQVVFDSLAMGIEWLNVQEFEQMLGRAGRPDYHDQGTMYMLVEPDTTYHNSMEMSEDEVAFKLLKGEMEPVITRYDETSAIEETLANITVAGKGAKRLNDRMVGEVPTKHAVGKLLEYDFIDGFTPTPIGRAVTEHFLEPDEAFAMLDAIRKGKDPYELVAEIELRDEH, from the coding sequence GTGTCACAGCAGGTCGCCGACGTCGATACCCTCTTCCTGCATGAGGGTCGCGACGAGTACACCGTCGTCGTCCGCCGCGATGGCGAGCGACTGCTCCGCGGGCGCCTCGAGATGAAGCAGACGAGCGCCGGCCCGCGACCCGGCCGCTTCCGCGTCAAGGACGGCGACGACGAGGTGCCGCGCCGCCCCGAACAGTTCGTCGAGATGGCCCGCCGTGCTCGCCGTATCCGCATCTCCGAGCAGACCTCCCGCGACGGACGGCGGGAACTCGAAGCGATGCTCGACGGCTACCAACTCGACGCCAAGCAGGTCCGGACCTGCCGGTACTGCGCCGGCAAGGGCCGCTACTCGCCGCTGACCTCCGAGACGGCCATTCAGGCCGACGACGAGCACATCTGCCCGGACTGTGCCCGCCGCGAACTCGAACGTGAGGCCAACTACCGCGGCCTCCGGTCGGGGGCCCGCGACCGCCTCGAAGACCTCCTGCTGGAAGTCGGCGACCTCGAACGCGTCAAGAACCTGCTGTCGGGGCAACTCGACCCCGAACTCACGAAGTTCGACGAAATCAGCGCCACGACGGACGATATCGACCTCGTCTCCACGCGCGATATCGACGTCCACGGCGACCTGAAATCCCAACTCCAGAAGTTCGACGAACTCCTGCCGGTCCAGAGTCTGGCCGTCGAAAACGGCCTGCTGGACGGCGACGACCAACTGGTCGTCTCCGCGACGGCGACCGGGAAGACGCTCGTCGGCGAACTGGCCGGCATTGACCGCGCGCTGAAAGGCGAGGGGAAGATGCTCTTTCTCGTCCCCCTCGTGGCGCTGGCCAACCAGAAACACGAGGACTTCGAGGACGATTACGGCGACCTGCTCGACGTCTCGATTCGGGTCGGGTCCTCGCGCATCCGCGACGACGGCAACCGCTTCGACCCCCACGCCGACGTCATCGTCGGCACCTACGAGGGCATCGACCACGCCCTCCGGACGGGCAAGGACATGGGCGACATCGGCACCGTCGTCATCGACGAAGTCCACAACCTCGGCGAGGAGGGCCGCGGCCACCGCCTCGACGGCCTCATCTCCCGCCTGAAACACTACTGCGAGACGAACCGCTGCGATACGCAGTGGGTCTACCTCTCGGCGACGGTCGGCAACCCCGGCGAACTCGCCAGAAAACTCGGCGCCAAATGCATCGAGTTCGAGGAGCGGCCGGTGCCCATCGAACGCCACGTCACCTTCGCGGACGGCCAGGAGAAACTCGATATCGAGAACAAACTGGTCAAACGCGCTTTCGACTCGAAATCCTCGATGGGCTATCGCGGTCAGACCATCATCTTCACGAACTCGCGGCGGCGCTGCCACGAGATTTCGCGGAAACTGGAATACGATTCCGCGCCGTACCACGCCGGCCTCGATTACGGCCGCCGGAAGAAGGTCGAACGCCAGTTCGGTAATCAGGACCTCGCCGCGGTCGTCACTACTGCCGCGCTCGCTGCGGGTGTCGACTTCCCTGCCTCGCAGGTCGTCTTCGACTCGCTGGCGATGGGCATCGAGTGGCTCAACGTTCAGGAGTTCGAGCAGATGCTCGGGCGTGCGGGCCGGCCGGACTACCACGACCAGGGGACGATGTACATGCTGGTCGAACCGGATACCACCTACCACAACTCGATGGAAATGAGCGAGGACGAGGTTGCCTTCAAACTCCTCAAGGGCGAGATGGAGCCGGTCATCACCCGTTACGACGAGACCTCGGCCATCGAGGAGACGCTGGCCAACATCACCGTCGCTGGGAAGGGTGCCAAGCGCCTCAACGACCGGATGGTCGGCGAGGTGCCGACGAAACACGCCGTCGGGAAACTGCTCGAATACGACTTCATCGACGGCTTCACCCCGACACCCATCGGTCGGGCCGTCACCGAGCACTTCCTCGAACCCGACGAGGCCTTCGCGATGCTCGACGCGATTCGGAAGGGGAAGGACCCCTACGAACTCGTTGCCGAGATTGAGTTGCGGGACGAGCACTAG
- a CDS encoding GYD domain-containing protein codes for MPTYVHLMELGKESLETMEKSPDRRQAAREMITGEGGELLAIYYTFGRYDVVAVAEYPDDGAAARAAITFRGEGNTSVETLPAFTEGEWDEEVVEKME; via the coding sequence ATGCCAACCTACGTCCACCTGATGGAACTCGGCAAGGAGAGCCTCGAAACGATGGAGAAAAGCCCGGACCGACGGCAGGCGGCACGGGAGATGATTACCGGGGAGGGCGGCGAGTTACTGGCCATCTACTACACGTTCGGCCGCTACGACGTCGTCGCCGTGGCCGAATACCCGGACGACGGCGCGGCCGCCCGGGCGGCAATCACGTTCCGCGGCGAGGGCAACACGAGCGTCGAGACGCTACCGGCCTTCACCGAAGGCGAGTGGGACGAAGAGGTGGTCGAAAAGATGGAGTAG
- a CDS encoding cupin domain-containing protein, producing the protein MTASEPKPLLRRAEDIDYEAVDAAEGMKKGVLVGPEHGAPNLAIRRFVLEAGAEVPKHTNDIEHEQYVLEGKYVVGISEASETPRANGEAVSGDEEHTVSAGDSLLIPAGTVHWYRNESDQQGSFICAVPTGDDSIELVDE; encoded by the coding sequence ATGACCGCATCCGAACCCAAGCCGCTGCTCCGTCGTGCGGAGGACATCGACTACGAAGCCGTCGACGCCGCCGAGGGCATGAAAAAGGGCGTGCTCGTCGGCCCCGAACACGGCGCGCCGAACCTCGCCATCCGCCGGTTCGTCCTCGAAGCGGGCGCCGAGGTGCCGAAACACACCAACGACATCGAACACGAGCAGTACGTTCTCGAAGGCAAGTACGTCGTCGGGATCAGCGAGGCGTCGGAGACGCCTCGGGCGAACGGCGAAGCCGTGAGCGGCGACGAAGAACACACTGTCAGCGCCGGCGACTCGCTGCTCATCCCGGCCGGAACGGTCCACTGGTACCGCAACGAAAGCGACCAGCAGGGTTCCTTTATCTGTGCGGTGCCGACCGGCGACGACAGCATCGAACTGGTCGACGAGTAG
- a CDS encoding site-2 protease family protein produces MKGFRVGSAFGIPIRLDLTFLLVLPVFAYIIGAQIGELVVLLNDSVALGIDPDALTGSGLARYGIGTITAIGLFVCVVAHEFGHSLVARRYDVPIESITLWLLGGVAQMEEIPEDWKTEFNIAIAGPIVSVLLGIGAYAAFQFVPSDGFLLAATRFILAYLALMNVVLAGFNLLPGFPMDGGRILRAFLARDRPHAQATQQAAKVGQAFAVMLGLFGLLAGFNILLILLAFFIYIAAASESKRTVMNAAFEGVTVGDVMTPRDRLDTVSPKTSVAEFMDRMFRERHTGYPVTEGGAGTAPDSASGDKPRAGGRPVGVVTLSDAQQIDEVERDAYRVEDVMSRDLQAVTPDTPVMDAFETMQRNDIGRLLVVDDAEDPNSLVGLLSRTDVMTALEIIKSGGQPGAQRLRNESPMPAETIDRERT; encoded by the coding sequence ATGAAGGGTTTTCGCGTCGGGAGCGCCTTCGGTATCCCGATCCGGCTTGACCTGACGTTTCTGCTCGTGTTGCCGGTGTTTGCCTACATTATCGGCGCCCAGATCGGCGAGTTGGTCGTCCTGCTCAACGACTCGGTCGCACTCGGTATCGACCCCGACGCGCTGACCGGGTCGGGACTGGCCCGCTACGGCATCGGCACTATCACCGCCATCGGCCTCTTCGTCTGTGTCGTCGCCCACGAATTCGGCCACTCGCTCGTGGCCCGGCGATACGACGTCCCCATCGAATCCATCACGCTGTGGCTGCTCGGCGGCGTCGCACAGATGGAGGAAATCCCCGAAGACTGGAAGACGGAGTTCAACATCGCCATCGCCGGCCCCATCGTCTCGGTTCTTCTCGGCATCGGTGCCTACGCCGCCTTCCAGTTCGTGCCGAGCGACGGCTTCCTGCTGGCGGCGACCCGCTTCATCCTCGCGTATCTCGCTCTCATGAACGTCGTGTTGGCCGGATTCAACCTGCTGCCCGGCTTCCCGATGGACGGCGGCCGAATCCTTCGGGCGTTTCTGGCCCGCGACCGCCCGCACGCGCAGGCGACCCAGCAGGCCGCGAAGGTCGGCCAGGCTTTCGCCGTCATGCTGGGCCTCTTCGGCCTGCTCGCCGGCTTCAACATCCTCCTCATCCTGCTGGCCTTCTTCATCTACATCGCCGCCGCCTCCGAATCCAAGCGGACGGTTATGAACGCCGCCTTCGAGGGAGTCACCGTCGGCGACGTGATGACCCCGCGGGACCGCCTCGACACGGTGTCCCCGAAGACGTCGGTCGCCGAGTTCATGGACCGAATGTTCCGCGAGCGCCACACCGGCTATCCCGTTACTGAGGGCGGGGCGGGAACCGCCCCGGACAGTGCGAGCGGCGACAAGCCGCGAGCGGGCGGCCGCCCCGTCGGCGTCGTCACCCTCTCGGACGCACAGCAAATCGACGAGGTCGAACGCGACGCCTACCGCGTCGAGGACGTGATGAGTCGCGACCTCCAGGCGGTCACGCCGGACACGCCGGTCATGGACGCCTTCGAGACGATGCAGCGCAACGACATCGGCCGCCTACTGGTCGTCGACGACGCCGAGGACCCGAACAGCCTCGTCGGCCTCCTTTCCCGGACCGACGTGATGACGGCGCTGGAAATCATCAAATCCGGCGGCCAACCGGGCGCTCAGCGACTCCGCAACGAAAGCCCGATGCCCGCCGAAACCATCGACAGAGAGCGCACCTAG
- a CDS encoding competence/damage-inducible protein A, with translation MQAALLTVGDELLAGDTENTNATWLATQLTERGVSVARILTVPDDEAAIVEAVQRYSDAFDAVIVTGGLGRTPDDVTMDAVAAAFDRELAVDDLALADVERTLEAIAGEYPDLDVDAAEEATLPEGSRPLINHAGLSPGCVLENVYVFPGIPAEMKRMFEEVDGEFSGDVESRFVYTDEPEAKLLSRLDEVRDRFDVRVGCYPDQEAGHNRLKLTASDVDALEEAEAWLSSNVELAD, from the coding sequence ATGCAGGCGGCACTTCTGACGGTCGGTGACGAACTTCTCGCCGGCGACACGGAGAACACCAACGCGACGTGGCTGGCGACGCAGTTGACCGAACGCGGCGTCTCCGTCGCGCGGATTCTGACGGTTCCCGACGACGAGGCGGCCATCGTCGAGGCAGTCCAGCGGTACAGCGACGCCTTCGACGCCGTCATCGTGACGGGGGGCCTCGGCCGGACGCCGGACGACGTGACGATGGACGCCGTCGCGGCGGCCTTCGACCGCGAACTCGCCGTCGACGACCTCGCGCTCGCGGACGTCGAGCGGACGCTGGAGGCCATCGCCGGGGAGTATCCGGACCTCGATGTCGACGCAGCGGAGGAGGCGACCCTGCCGGAGGGCTCTCGGCCGCTCATCAATCACGCGGGGCTGTCGCCGGGCTGTGTTCTCGAAAACGTCTACGTCTTCCCCGGCATCCCCGCGGAGATGAAGCGGATGTTCGAGGAGGTCGACGGCGAGTTCTCGGGAGACGTCGAATCGCGGTTCGTCTACACGGACGAACCCGAGGCAAAACTGCTGAGTCGCCTCGACGAGGTACGCGACCGCTTCGACGTCAGGGTCGGCTGTTATCCCGACCAGGAGGCCGGCCACAATCGGTTGAAACTGACGGCTTCCGACGTCGACGCGCTCGAGGAGGCCGAGGCGTGGCTCTCCTCGAACGTCGAGTTGGCGGACTGA
- a CDS encoding HNH endonuclease, whose product MPNRTCSHCRTEFYSETKRKYCSDECRDAVVSFAGANNPNYSGGKETTECIICRTEFDYYPSEKTGLYCGDCVEEANWRYRPDVSGERNPRWSGGKQELACDWCNAKVVRQQNNINSEHVFCSDECQYEWISEEFTGKGHPNWKGGVEANYGRGWNRVRRQALERDGYQCVLCGTSKEELGRNPDVHHIVPVRAFVETPVTTEADAHYLENVVSLCPSCHRKAEFGHVDRAQLEAAT is encoded by the coding sequence TTGCCGAATAGAACGTGTAGCCACTGTCGTACCGAATTCTACTCCGAGACGAAACGGAAATACTGTAGCGACGAGTGTCGCGATGCGGTCGTCTCGTTCGCTGGAGCAAACAATCCCAATTACAGCGGCGGGAAGGAAACGACCGAGTGTATAATCTGTCGTACGGAATTCGACTACTATCCGTCGGAGAAAACGGGCTTATACTGTGGCGACTGCGTTGAAGAGGCGAACTGGCGGTATCGACCGGACGTCTCAGGGGAAAGGAACCCCCGCTGGTCCGGAGGAAAACAGGAACTCGCTTGCGACTGGTGTAATGCCAAGGTCGTCCGCCAGCAGAACAACATCAACAGCGAACACGTCTTTTGTAGCGACGAGTGTCAGTACGAATGGATATCCGAGGAGTTCACCGGTAAGGGCCATCCGAACTGGAAGGGCGGCGTCGAGGCCAACTACGGCAGGGGATGGAACCGCGTCCGCAGGCAGGCGCTCGAACGGGATGGCTACCAGTGTGTCCTCTGCGGTACGTCGAAAGAAGAACTCGGCCGGAACCCGGACGTCCACCATATCGTGCCGGTCCGGGCGTTCGTCGAGACGCCAGTCACGACCGAAGCAGACGCCCACTACCTCGAAAACGTCGTCTCGCTGTGTCCGTCCTGCCACCGGAAGGCGGAGTTTGGACATGTCGACCGCGCACAACTGGAAGCGGCGACCTGA
- a CDS encoding DUF5814 domain-containing protein: protein MAITDKIYVKNHRQLASQLETSFPKSAFSGATLDILFTGDALAKLDDASRDRALEFAEDFLDCDCQSNPHCGCPQRKFIAYLLELRAEGLGPDAIVDVMGDDYMLYAYPGDVLSFLDNGVRTLEAAEQLADVDERQEMAEKIRQKKRELSG from the coding sequence GTGGCGATTACGGACAAAATCTACGTGAAGAACCACCGGCAGTTGGCCTCCCAACTGGAGACGTCCTTCCCCAAGAGCGCCTTCTCCGGGGCGACGCTGGATATCCTCTTTACCGGCGACGCCCTCGCCAAACTCGACGACGCCTCCCGGGACCGTGCCCTGGAGTTCGCCGAGGATTTCCTGGACTGTGACTGCCAGTCCAATCCCCACTGTGGCTGTCCCCAGCGGAAGTTCATCGCCTACCTGCTGGAGTTACGCGCGGAGGGACTCGGTCCCGATGCCATCGTCGACGTGATGGGCGACGATTACATGCTGTATGCGTATCCCGGTGACGTCCTATCGTTCCTCGATAACGGCGTTCGGACGCTGGAGGCCGCCGAGCAACTGGCCGATGTCGACGAACGGCAGGAGATGGCCGAGAAGATTCGGCAGAAGAAACGCGAACTATCGGGCTAG
- a CDS encoding ribbon-helix-helix protein, CopG family → MGNKNKTISFRVNEDAFETLREIAEERDISLSAVFRDYVDTLVAHDGQVRVVPEHELKQGSATETSSPAESFPPKVEVPKSFVREHERLELEAEHLREQLDEYKQYVTKLSQQVEEQEAEDVIQLEDLDSEENEEEPFRLG, encoded by the coding sequence ATGGGCAACAAGAACAAAACTATCTCCTTTCGGGTCAACGAGGACGCGTTCGAGACCCTCCGGGAGATAGCCGAGGAGCGGGACATCTCGCTTTCAGCCGTGTTCCGGGACTACGTCGACACGCTGGTTGCTCACGACGGGCAGGTGCGCGTCGTCCCCGAACACGAACTCAAGCAGGGCAGCGCCACCGAAACCTCCTCGCCGGCCGAGAGCTTCCCGCCGAAAGTCGAGGTGCCGAAGAGCTTCGTCCGCGAACACGAGCGGCTGGAACTGGAAGCCGAACACCTCCGCGAGCAGCTCGACGAGTACAAGCAGTACGTCACCAAACTCAGCCAGCAGGTGGAAGAGCAGGAAGCCGAAGACGTCATCCAGCTCGAAGACCTCGATAGCGAGGAAAACGAAGAAGAACCGTTCCGCCTCGGCTGA
- the prs gene encoding ribose-phosphate diphosphokinase: MILPGSASQDLAAALAAELDEPLAAVEYDRFADGEQIVRVPESADRAVVVASTVSDAAHVQLLQLQDAARQQADEVVTVLPYMGYARQDEPFEEGQPVSARAMAKAISTGTDRVLTVNPHEDAVCDFFDAPCESVDAAGRLAEPLPDLTRPLFLSPDAGAIDLAETVRDAYGAGETDYFEKHRVSDTEVEIQPSDADTTGRDVVLVDDIIATGSTMSSAIAQLSGPSHIFVTCIHPMLAASARTKLANAGVDAVYGTDTIERAVSAVSAAPAIAEHL, from the coding sequence ATGATACTCCCGGGCTCCGCCTCACAGGACCTCGCCGCGGCGCTTGCGGCCGAACTCGACGAGCCGCTCGCCGCCGTCGAGTACGACCGCTTCGCCGACGGCGAGCAAATCGTCCGCGTCCCCGAGTCGGCCGACCGTGCGGTCGTCGTCGCCTCGACCGTCTCCGATGCCGCCCACGTCCAGTTGCTCCAGTTGCAGGACGCCGCCCGCCAGCAGGCCGACGAGGTCGTGACCGTCCTACCGTACATGGGCTATGCCCGGCAGGACGAACCCTTCGAGGAGGGCCAGCCGGTCTCGGCCCGCGCGATGGCGAAGGCGATTTCGACCGGCACCGACCGCGTACTGACGGTCAATCCCCACGAGGACGCCGTCTGTGACTTCTTCGACGCCCCCTGCGAGTCGGTCGACGCGGCAGGCCGCCTCGCCGAACCGCTGCCCGACCTCACCAGACCCCTCTTTCTCTCACCCGACGCCGGGGCCATCGACCTCGCTGAGACCGTCCGGGACGCCTACGGGGCCGGTGAGACAGACTACTTCGAGAAACACCGCGTTTCCGATACCGAAGTCGAAATCCAGCCCAGCGACGCCGACACGACGGGCCGGGACGTCGTCTTGGTCGACGACATCATCGCCACGGGGTCGACGATGAGCAGCGCTATCGCCCAACTGTCGGGGCCATCCCACATCTTCGTCACCTGCATCCACCCGATGTTGGCCGCCAGCGCCCGGACGAAACTGGCCAACGCGGGCGTGGATGCGGTCTACGGCACCGACACCATCGAACGCGCCGTCTCGGCGGTCAGCGCCGCGCCGGCAATCGCCGAGCACCTCTAA